The genome window CGCAAGGAAATTCTGGAGTCGTGGCAGCGCTCCCGCTCATACGGCCTGGATTTCGAGACGGCCGACAAATCCCTGATTTCTCCCGCCGCGTTGAAAAAACGCATCCGAGAGCGCCAGGTGCTGTATGATATTGCCGCGCCCGTCATAGACAAATTGTATGACTTCACCACAGGATCGGGCTTTCTCTCAATACTTTGCGATGAAGAGGGGTACGTTCTCAAAACCATTGGCGACGATGAAATACGGGCCGCCGCGCAAAAAAATCTGTTGGTTGAAGGGTGCAATCGCAGCGAGCGGCGGATAGGCACCAACGGTATCGGCACTCCGCTGGTGACGCATACCCCCATTCAGGTTTTTGGAGAGGAGCATTTCCACTCGCCCCACAATAACAGAGTCTGTTCCGGCGCGCCGATATTCGGCCCGGGCGGCGTGCCCATCGGTGTCTTCTGCCTGACAGGGAGGAGCGAGACCGTTTCCTTTCATACGCTCGGTCTTGCCGTTTCCGTTGCGAACGACATTTCACAGCAAATCAGGATGCTGCAGGCTTACAATACCGTGGACAGGCTGCAAAAGCAGGCGGAACTCATAGTGGAAACCGTGCCTTCGGGCATTTTGCTGATGAATAAGGATCTGGAGATTATCCGCACGAACTCCCGGGGGGCGGCTTTGCTGCATAAACCTCAAAATGAGATAATGGGCAAGAAGCTTCACGAAATTCTGCACAGAGAGCCGTTTTCACCGGATAACCTGGAAGAGACGATTGACGACCAAAAGGTTTGTATTGAGGAGGGCGGGAGAAAAACCAATTTTATTTTTACGCTCAACGCGGCCAGCAAGGACCATTACGTCGTGACGTTCGTAAAAACGGAATCCTTGCAGAAAAAAATACACAGACTCATCGGTTCCGAAGCGTACTTCACCTTCGATGACATTATCGGACGCTCTTCGGGGATCCAGAACGCGATCGCCTTGGCGAAAATAGCCTCCGGCAACAGGTCGACCGTGCTGCTGACCGGTGAAAGCGGCACGGGCAAAGAGCTTTTTGCTCAAGCCATACATAATGCCGGCCCCCGGCGGGATGCCCCGTTCGTGGTGCTCAACTGCGCGGCCTTGCCCAAAAGCCTTATCGAGAGCGAGTTGTTCGGTTATGAAAACGGCGCGTTTACCGGCGCGCGGCGGGAAGGGTACGCCGGAAAGTTTGAATTGGCGAACGGCGGGACGATCTTTCTGGACGAGATCGGGGACATGCCTTTGGATGTTCAGGCGAGCCTGTTGCGGGTGCTGCAAAACAGGGAAGTCAGCCGGATCGGCAGCACAAGGGCCACCAAACTGGACGTGCGCATTATTGCGGCCACCAACATAAATTTGCCGGAATCCATCAAGAATAATGCGTTCAGAGGGGATTTGTACTACCGGCTTAACGTTTTTAATATTCATATCCCCCCGCTCCGGGAACGCCCGGCGGATATTCGTGCGCTTGCGGAGTACTTTTTGCACAAGTATGCGGAATTCTCATCCCGTCCCGTCCGCGGTTTCAGCGAGGAAGCGTTTCGCGCTTTGGAAGGCCACAGCTGGTACGGCAATATCCGCGAGCTGGAGAATATTATTGAACGCGCAATCTACGTTGCGCGTTCAGAGTTCCTGACGGTCGAGGAAATTCATCTGGTGAGCAATTTTCCCTCCACGGATCATGTTGAAACGGTTCCTTCCCCCAAACCCGCCCCGGTATCTTCCGCCAGCCCGGACTTTATGGGCTTTTCGCCTCAGGGCGGCCTGGACCTCCCCTCCTTATTCGAGGCGGAAGATCCCCTTGCCGCCATTGAATATGCGCTCACCGCCGCCAACGGCAACATCTCCCGGGCCGCCGAGATGTTGTGCGCAAACCGGCGCACGCTTTACCGCAAACTCCACAGCTACGGGCTTGATCCAAAACAATTGCGTCGCCAAGCCAAACGGAAAAAATCCAGCGGCGGCGCGTTGCCTGGCGTGCCAAACTCGCTGAACAAATAACCGCTTGTTCTTGGCGTGTAAAATCATTGTCTCATTTGTCACAAAATTAGTGTTATCTGCATGGGTATTTTGTGGCATATGAGATTTTTGTGTGCCGTTATTCGACTTTCTGGCTTTATTTGCATTCCGGCCAGCCGGTGCAGCCCCAGAAATCGTAGCCGCCCTTGCCGTCTTTGCCGGGCTTTTTCACCCGGCGCACCATAGGCTTGCCACATTTTTCGCAGACCTTGCCTGTGGCCTTGGCAAAGGCCTGGAGTTCCTGTTTCAGGCGGGCATGAGCCTCACTGATCACGGAGTGGTAGTCGGCTTTGCCTGCGGCGATGTCATCCAGCGCCTGTTCCATCTGGCGGGTAAACTTGTATTCCACGAAGCTGAAGTTGTCGCGCAACTTATCCACCACCATAACACCCAGCGGCGTGGGGGTGAGGAAGCGTTTTTCAGTTTTGACGTAGCCCCGGCTCATGATGGTATCCAGGATAGCGGCATAAGTGGACGGGCGACCAATGCCGCGCTTTTCCAATTCGCGGATCAGGCTGGCTTCGGTGAATCGGGCAGCGGGTTTGGTCTTTTTGGTCAACACCGTGCCGGTCAGCGCCGTGGGCCTGGTTCCCGGCTTCATGGCCGGAACCGGGTTTTCCGGTTCCGTAGCGTCTTCAACATCATCCGCGGTCACATCTCCCGCTGTCAGCACCTTCCAACCTTGGGAAAGGAGCGTCCGCCCCTTGGCTTCAAAGAGCGCCTGTTTGCCGTCCAGATCCGCAGCTAGCTGAAGCACCCGCACGGCGTACACGGCGTCTTCCAGCTGGCTGGCTAGCGAGCGCAGGCGGATCAGCCGGTACAGAGCCTTTTCATCGGCGGTTTCGCCTGCTTCCTCGATTTCTATATGCGTGGGGCGAATGGCTTCATGCGCTTCCTGTGCGCCTTCTTTCGACTTCCAGGAGCGTGGATTTTCCACCAGCGGCCAGCCCTGGCCTTCGCAGAAGGCGCGAATCGCATCCCCGGCGTCCTGCGAAAGGTTGTGAGAGTCCGTTCTCATGTAGGTGATCGCCCCTTGTTCATAGAGGCGTTGCGCCAATTGCATGGTTTGCTTGGGCGTGAATTTCAGAGCGTTGGAGGCAGCCTGTTGCAGGCTGGAGGTGGTAAAGGGAGCCGGAGGCGCGGAGCGGCTTTCCGACTCTTTGCAGTCTACGACTTCAAGGGAGCGGAGCGCCGCCGCTTTTTCGGCCAGGGCTTTATCAAGCAGGTATTCCTGACCGTCTTCAAGCCACGGCTTGACCAGCCATGTGGCCTTCCAGCCGTCCGTGATGTTGTCTACGTTCTCAAAGCTCAGCTCCGCGCCGTAGTGGGTTGTGCTGCGAAAATCCTGAATTTCCCGCTCGCGCTCCACCACCAGACGTACAGCCGGACTCTGTACCCGGCCGGCCGACAGCTTCTCGCCGGCCACATTGGAAAGAGGCCCGCTGACCATATAGCCGCAGAAGCGATCCAGAACCCGCCGCCCTTCCTGCGCAGCCACCAGGGCCATGTCTATGGAGCGCGGCACATCAAGCGCGGCTTTGATGGCCTTTTCTGTGATTTCCGCATAGGTGACGCGCTTGGCGTCCTTGAGCTTCAGAGCGTCTTGGATATGCCAGGCGATGGCTTCCCCTTCGCGGTCAGGGTCGGTGGCCAGGTAGACGGCTTCCACGTTTTTGACCAGCCCAGCCAGACGGGAGAGAACATCTTTGCCCCTGTCCGTGGGAATGTATTTCGGTTTGAAACCCGGCGCGGCCACGCCCATTTCCTTGATAGGCAGATCGCGCACATGGCCGACCGAGGCCACAACCTTCCAGTCGGAACCGAGGATTTCCTGCACCTTTTTCACTTTGCCGGGGGATTCGAGAATAAGCAGTTTTGAGCACATGACATTTTCCTTATGAAGGCCGTCATGCGGCGCGGGGTTGGGGCGCGAGGCTCGCAGGAATATTATGAGAAGCTACGCGGCCTGTTGAGGAGGTTGATGTGAACGGCGAGCAGCCTCTCCGGAAAAGCGTTTGTCCAGGTCAGAAACAGAGTGTTTCCCGGCATATTGCCGATACGGCTCCGGGAGCCATGATTCCATTTCCAACATACGCTGCCAGAATGCCGGGAAGTGATGGTATAACTTTTCAGCCTGCGCAATGCCGCCCAACGGACAGCACCAGCAGCTTACGCGGTCAAAAATACCATATAAGCCGCCCCAGGTCAGACCGCGCTCCCTGCAATACGCCAAAGCGTGTTCTTCAGAGATCCCCCATTCCACCATCGGATAGGCATAGCATTGAAAGCGTGGAGCCTTCTTTGCCCTGTGCTTTTCCACGCGGTCAGGCTCATCGGAGGCATAGCCGAGGCATTGAACGGCAGGAAGGCTAATTCCCTGCCAGGTCAGGGAGTTGACGTATGCGTTGATAGCGCGGGTCTTTTCTCCAGTACACCAGCGCCGCATTGCAGAGGGCCAACCGTAACCCTGGCGTGTATTTTGAATATTTCGCGTGCGGGCTTTCCGCGCCAAGATAAAATCAAAACTTTCGCGGGGAACGAGGCGGGTAATTTTTTGCTTGATAATGTCTTCAACCTGCGCAATATGCGCCTCCATATGGGGAAATTCCCAACCAGTATCAAAATAAACAATATCGGTCATTTTGATGCCAAGCTCATGAAGCCGCAGCACAAGATAGGTGCTGTCTTTCCCACCAGAGAAAGACGGAATCATTGTTGCTCTCCGCCAAGCCTTCATAAAGCCAACTCCCGCGTCTTCCCCTTGTCACGGGATTTGTCCGTAGCCTGTTGCAACACAAGGCCAACCTGCTTTTTCACTTCATCAAGCCCGCGTGACTGGTGCAGATCGTTGAAATCGGTCAGGCCTCGTGCTCGCTCCTCTTCATTGAAGATCGGGGCTACGACCTTGCCGCCCACGGGTTTTTCCGTTGCCATGTGCAGGCTCGCACCGGTTGCGTAACCTTCGGCCAGCAAGATTTCGCCTTGGGAGAGGTCTTTGCCGGGTTCGGCGATCAGGTGGTAATTGCCGTTTTTCTCCATGCCGGATTGAAAGCGTTTCTGGCCTTCCGGAGAAATGTATTGCAGGCCGCGCAAGTCACCCTCGACGTTTTGCGCCGGAACCATCAGGTTGCCGTCCAGATCCTCCCGAACACCAAGCGGCGGAACACCCTTTTTCTGGAGATAGGCATTTTCCGCTGTCGCCCAATCGTGGCCGATCCATTCCGCATGTGCGTCACGCGCAGCCGAATGCTGGCGCTC of uncultured delta proteobacterium contains these proteins:
- a CDS encoding conserved hypothetical protein (Evidence 4 : Homologs of previously reported genes of unknown function); this translates as MKAWRRATMIPSFSGGKDSTYLVLRLHELGIKMTDIVYFDTGWEFPHMEAHIAQVEDIIKQKITRLVPRESFDFILARKARTRNIQNTRQGYGWPSAMRRWCTGEKTRAINAYVNSLTWQGISLPAVQCLGYASDEPDRVEKHRAKKAPRFQCYAYPMVEWGISEEHALAYCRERGLTWGGLYGIFDRVSCWCCPLGGIAQAEKLYHHFPAFWQRMLEMESWLPEPYRQYAGKHSVSDLDKRFSGEAARRSHQPPQQAA
- a CDS encoding DNA topoisomerase I, plasmid, which gives rise to MCSKLLILESPGKVKKVQEILGSDWKVVASVGHVRDLPIKEMGVAAPGFKPKYIPTDRGKDVLSRLAGLVKNVEAVYLATDPDREGEAIAWHIQDALKLKDAKRVTYAEITEKAIKAALDVPRSIDMALVAAQEGRRVLDRFCGYMVSGPLSNVAGEKLSAGRVQSPAVRLVVEREREIQDFRSTTHYGAELSFENVDNITDGWKATWLVKPWLEDGQEYLLDKALAEKAAALRSLEVVDCKESESRSAPPAPFTTSSLQQAASNALKFTPKQTMQLAQRLYEQGAITYMRTDSHNLSQDAGDAIRAFCEGQGWPLVENPRSWKSKEGAQEAHEAIRPTHIEIEEAGETADEKALYRLIRLRSLASQLEDAVYAVRVLQLAADLDGKQALFEAKGRTLLSQGWKVLTAGDVTADDVEDATEPENPVPAMKPGTRPTALTGTVLTKKTKPAARFTEASLIRELEKRGIGRPSTYAAILDTIMSRGYVKTEKRFLTPTPLGVMVVDKLRDNFSFVEYKFTRQMEQALDDIAAGKADYHSVISEAHARLKQELQAFAKATGKVCEKCGKPMVRRVKKPGKDGKGGYDFWGCTGWPECK
- a CDS encoding conserved hypothetical protein (Evidence 4 : Homologs of previously reported genes of unknown function); this encodes MDIRDLSSPEAQEKTRQAKEQFRLGVPVDERSVRKEILESWQRSRSYGLDFETADKSLISPAALKKRIRERQVLYDIAAPVIDKLYDFTTGSGFLSILCDEEGYVLKTIGDDEIRAAAQKNLLVEGCNRSERRIGTNGIGTPLVTHTPIQVFGEEHFHSPHNNRVCSGAPIFGPGGVPIGVFCLTGRSETVSFHTLGLAVSVANDISQQIRMLQAYNTVDRLQKQAELIVETVPSGILLMNKDLEIIRTNSRGAALLHKPQNEIMGKKLHEILHREPFSPDNLEETIDDQKVCIEEGGRKTNFIFTLNAASKDHYVVTFVKTESLQKKIHRLIGSEAYFTFDDIIGRSSGIQNAIALAKIASGNRSTVLLTGESGTGKELFAQAIHNAGPRRDAPFVVLNCAALPKSLIESELFGYENGAFTGARREGYAGKFELANGGTIFLDEIGDMPLDVQASLLRVLQNREVSRIGSTRATKLDVRIIAATNINLPESIKNNAFRGDLYYRLNVFNIHIPPLRERPADIRALAEYFLHKYAEFSSRPVRGFSEEAFRALEGHSWYGNIRELENIIERAIYVARSEFLTVEEIHLVSNFPSTDHVETVPSPKPAPVSSASPDFMGFSPQGGLDLPSLFEAEDPLAAIEYALTAANGNISRAAEMLCANRRTLYRKLHSYGLDPKQLRRQAKRKKSSGGALPGVPNSLNK